aaaaaaaaatatacctCCAAACGTTCGCAACTGCAACACCTAGCTGTGTTGTCGTGTTCGTGTGAAGGACAGTACTTTTGAGACCAGAACGGGTGGCATCTGTATTCTATCAAGCCAGCTCCATTAGTGGGAATCTGCAGATTTAATGGACAGTAGCAAATCAATGTGAATAATAGGATTTCAATGATTGGGAGTTAAATAAATGGATGATGTTACTTACAAACTGATGACAGACTTCACATTTTGGATGAGTGAGCTCCTTGAAGCAAGACTTGTGGTATGTGTCTTTTCCTGACAAAGAGAACTATACTACAAAAAAAGAATTGCATATTAAAAAAGGTTCGATAATAACGTTCGATTCATATCTAGAGCAGTTGTAACTAAAGACCAAAGGGCCTAACTACCTCAAGCTCAGTAATAGGGTGACCACACGCGAAGCAGCAGAAGCACTCGGGATGAAAAAATGTCCCCATGCATCCGAGATAGTTCCCCTGCACGATTTCACGTTCGCACCCTCCACACTTTCTGCAAAAGATCAATGCATCATTGACAAGAAAAACTAGAAATTTGTGAAGAAATTTTCAAGATCTCTTGGCAAAAATGTGTAAAAAAAGTACCTATAGGCCTCTGGACAATAGTCTCTAGGGCCATACTGAGGGTTATACGGGGCTGAGTTTAAACTGTCGTGAAGTGTCCTCGCTAGATCTTCATCGTTGGCTGTTCTCCATCTATATCCTGCACAGTTAAGTCCATCACCTTAGATATCACTTATTATGTAGTTGCTGTTGAGGATGACAACAAGACGATATTACCATTCGGTTTGCTTAGATCTTCGTTCAAAGAGAGAGCTACTGCGCGGTCTAATTCCTCTTTCTCTTTATTGGCCCGAGACCTGTCATCCTGCAGTTCCAACCAGCACAAGTTTAACAATCGAACACTGTCCATTCGTTGTCAATGAACTTTCCATTTCTATGTTTTCGATCAAGCCATGTAAATTCAAACTTTGTAGAATAATGCAATATGCAATTATCATAGATAATAGTAATACAGAATTATAACAACAAAAGGAAGGATCATATAATAATTAAGCACTAATTAGTTCTTTTTCTGTTCTCCAATACTATGTGTGGTTTAGATCCATCCAAGATCTACTTTTCTTTCTTTGGGATAATGCAGTTGACAACTCAGTTGGATTTAAGATAAGAAAATCTCAGAAGATAAAAAAATTCTCTAAAGTAGGATAAGTATATGATACCAATTTGAAACATCTCTATTGATATATTAATATGAGGAATATATTCCACCTATCTTCAAACCACActtttaaattcaaaatcttaAGATAGAACACAAAAACAATCACTAAAGTATAATATTCCAACAGCTGACAATGTAGTGATGAAAATTCAACCTTGAAAGATGAACATAAGGCATATATAGAGACAGAGGGATCAATACCGAAGATCTAGTTGGGGCGCGTAAGATGACATTTCCATCACCGGGCTGTTGCACGCCCGTTGCAGCTCTCCTTCTACTACCTCCACCTTGGAAAACCTTGCTCAGCCATCTCATAAGGCGAGACTTCCTCTCTCCGTATGAAGAGACGATATTCCCTGCTTAAAGTAgcccaaacatcaacaaaattgaaaactaaactaagcaCAAGATCAAATTGCAACAATAAATAGCCCTTACACATAGTTATGACACAACAATAATCCAGATTATACAGAAACAACCTTCTTGATGCATAACTGATATAAATATGAATAGGGGCATAAATAAATTGGCAAAAAGGGATAATCTTGAGGCAAGCAGAAGCAAAATACATCCctcaaaacaaaaatatcatgtgGGAATTGTGGAAAAAGGCAAAATTTGTTAAGTTAGTTAGGACAAAAGGAGAAATACATACCATAAATGCAAGGCTGGGCAAGGTGGTTAACATTTGAGGAAGACATGAGGTATTTCCAGGTTGAAGAGAAGGTTGTAAAAATTTGTAATGGTGAAAGGGACTAAGAGAGATGATGAGAGAGGAAGAGGGAAACAGCATTGTAAATAAAGGTGGAGAAAAGAGAGAATCTGAGATGGGGGAAGAGATTCTTGGCTTGGAGAAACAAGAGAAGAAAGTTAATGGTGGGAGAATCTGGTGATGAGGATTGAGGTCAGATCAGAAAAAGGAAGGGAATATGCAGAAAGGCTAAGAATTTATCAACTTGAGTTTGAGTGAACTACAATCATCTTGCCCACCACCTTTGGTGTTATCTTTGAACTTTACAACATGAATGCATATGGCTCTCACTAGAGTTTGATTTCACCTTTTGAGCTTTATAACATTAACTAGCTAGAGAGTCCATTCTTTCAACTACATACTTCTTCAATCGCCAtacttaaaaaataacaatataagGGAATATTTGCATTTTTAGCATTGTGGAAAAGTCTAAATTAATCACTGGATAAAATTCTCATGATCGATTCATTTTAAGTATAGAATTGAAATCCTCCAGCCACCCCtagttttaattatttcaaaaaatttaatttgttaaacttgaaatgtattttgtttaattgaaattCTTCCTTTAGTAGAAGTTGAAACATATATAAGTAAACTAGTGTGGAAAGAATTCCATCGAAAAAAGGTGTAATTATTATCTtgcattcttctttttttagCCAAGAAAAAAAAGTGTAGTTATTAGATCAGCATGATACTTGGCTTTATTAAAGAAGGGAGACAAATGGCGAATCTATCATAAATATTAGATCTGTCTGCTGCAAGAATAATCAGCCTTGTTTCAAAACACATTtaacttaaaatttaattttcaattatgtAAAGTTTAAGATATATTCTATTCCTTTCAACGATATGAACTAACTTGTTACGATTGCGCAACCTAATTAAAAGTGAACGATGCTCAAATATTAATGCAATTACGTTACGTTAGTGTTGTGGGACATGCAAATTAGTTAGTAACTAAC
This genomic interval from Salvia splendens isolate huo1 chromosome 13, SspV2, whole genome shotgun sequence contains the following:
- the LOC121762513 gene encoding protein DA1-related 2-like isoform X2 codes for the protein MSSSNVNHLAQPCIYGNIVSSYGERKSRLMRWLSKVFQGGGSRRRAATGVQQPGDGNVILRAPTRSSDDRSRANKEKEELDRAVALSLNEDLSKPNGYRWRTANDEDLARTLHDSLNSAPYNPQYGPRDYCPEAYRKCGGCEREIVQGNYLGCMGTFFHPECFCCFACGHPITELEFSLSGKDTYHKSCFKELTHPKCEVCHQFIPTNGAGLIEYRCHPFWSQKYCPSHEHDNTARCCSCERLESWNTRYISLGDSRSICLECMESAIMDTGDCQPLYHAIRDYYEGLNMRIDQQIPMLLVERIALNEAIEGEKHGYHHMPETRGLCLSEEQTVTSVSRRPRMERCGLVGMRTQLQKLVRRCDVTAILVLYGLPRLLTGAILAHELMHGWLRLNGYRHLRHEVEEGICQVLARLWLESEHPRREVSRLSRTS